The Vibrio tarriae genome includes a window with the following:
- the accA gene encoding acetyl-CoA carboxylase carboxyl transferase subunit alpha: MSLNFLDFEKPIVELETKIQALRDMSRHSASASVDLDKELEQLEKKSLELKKKIFSDLGAWQVAQLARHPQRPYTLDYLKHIFTEFDELAGDRAFADDKAIVGGIARLEGRAVMVIGHQKGRETREKVKRNFGMPKPEGYRKALRLMEMAERFNMPIITFIDTAGAYPGVGAEERGQSEAIAKNLKVMSGLKVPVICNVVGEGGSGGALAIGVGDYVNMLQYSTYSVISPEGCASILWRDSDKAPQAAEAMGLIAPRLKELELIDEIIEEPLGGAHRDHKLTAENVKATLLRQLADLDALDHENLLERRYQRLMNYGYC, translated from the coding sequence ATGAGCCTCAATTTTCTTGATTTTGAAAAACCGATTGTCGAACTGGAAACGAAAATTCAGGCGCTGCGTGATATGTCTCGTCACAGCGCAAGCGCATCCGTAGATCTGGATAAAGAGCTAGAGCAGCTTGAGAAGAAAAGCCTTGAGCTGAAAAAGAAGATTTTCAGTGATTTAGGTGCGTGGCAAGTGGCGCAATTGGCGCGTCATCCGCAGCGTCCTTACACGCTGGATTACCTCAAACACATCTTTACTGAGTTTGATGAACTGGCAGGCGATCGTGCTTTTGCTGACGACAAAGCGATCGTGGGCGGTATTGCACGTCTTGAGGGTCGTGCGGTCATGGTGATTGGTCACCAAAAAGGTCGTGAAACCCGTGAAAAGGTGAAACGTAACTTCGGTATGCCAAAACCAGAAGGTTATCGCAAAGCGCTGCGCTTGATGGAAATGGCTGAGCGTTTCAATATGCCTATCATCACTTTCATTGATACCGCGGGCGCATACCCAGGTGTGGGTGCTGAAGAGCGTGGTCAGTCGGAAGCGATCGCCAAAAACCTTAAAGTGATGTCAGGTTTGAAAGTGCCAGTCATCTGTAACGTGGTGGGCGAAGGTGGTTCTGGCGGTGCGTTGGCGATTGGCGTTGGTGACTACGTGAACATGCTGCAATACTCCACCTACTCAGTGATTTCACCAGAAGGTTGTGCGTCGATTCTATGGCGTGATTCTGATAAAGCGCCACAAGCGGCAGAAGCGATGGGCCTGATTGCCCCACGTTTGAAAGAGCTGGAATTGATTGACGAAATCATTGAAGAGCCACTGGGCGGTGCGCATCGTGATCACAAACTGACTGCCGAGAATGTAAAAGCCACGCTACTGCGTCAGTTGGCCGATCTGGATGCACTGGATCACGAAAACTTGCTGGAGCGCCGTTATCAACGTTTGATGAACTACGGTTACTGTTGA
- the tilS gene encoding tRNA lysidine(34) synthetase TilS has translation MDDLYPHFVQQLALYPFRKLLLALSGGVDSQVLLALLARGRDEFGWDVSAVHVHHGLSPNADQWAQHCQRCCREVGMACQIEYVQLDVASGESIEKLAREARYRVLAPHVNAQTLLLLGQHADDQLETFLLALKRGSGPKGLAAMADYAPFAEGHLLRPLLTVSRQHIEAYAKQHKLTWVTDESNADIRYERNFLRHQVTPVLTERWPSIRQAVQRSAELCAEQEALLQEFLADALKRAITAEGGLSIAVLAEGSEGLRRQLIRAWFAHHRLPMPSRQHTERIWCEVALASEDANPKLKLNKIEVRRFQHCLYLVPPERDLSGWRSALAPEQLLPLPHGLGHLQLTSKAGGNIKLPDDPSQLWVSFEPQGLEACPVGRVGSRKLKKLFQEYGVPSWRRRQTPILMYQNRVVCVADLFVDRDWSGQDCELVWFKSHDSVPK, from the coding sequence ATGGACGATCTCTATCCCCACTTTGTGCAGCAATTAGCCCTCTATCCTTTTCGCAAACTCCTTCTCGCACTGAGCGGCGGTGTGGATTCGCAGGTACTGCTTGCCCTTCTAGCGCGTGGACGCGATGAGTTTGGCTGGGATGTGTCCGCGGTTCATGTTCATCATGGGTTGAGCCCGAATGCCGATCAGTGGGCCCAGCATTGCCAACGCTGTTGCCGTGAAGTCGGAATGGCATGTCAAATCGAATATGTACAGCTGGATGTGGCAAGTGGTGAAAGTATTGAGAAACTGGCGCGAGAGGCGCGTTATCGAGTCCTTGCTCCGCATGTGAATGCGCAGACACTGTTGTTACTTGGGCAGCATGCGGACGATCAACTGGAAACTTTTTTACTCGCATTAAAGCGCGGCAGTGGCCCAAAAGGGCTGGCCGCAATGGCAGATTATGCCCCTTTCGCCGAGGGACACTTGCTCCGCCCTCTATTAACCGTCTCACGTCAACACATTGAAGCCTATGCCAAGCAGCACAAACTCACTTGGGTAACCGATGAAAGTAATGCTGATATCCGCTATGAGCGCAATTTTCTACGCCATCAGGTGACGCCTGTACTTACCGAGCGCTGGCCGAGCATTCGCCAAGCGGTGCAGCGCAGTGCTGAGCTGTGTGCTGAACAAGAAGCGCTGCTGCAAGAATTTTTAGCTGACGCCTTAAAACGAGCAATCACTGCTGAGGGTGGATTGTCGATCGCCGTTCTCGCTGAAGGCAGTGAGGGGCTGCGCAGACAACTGATCCGAGCTTGGTTTGCGCACCACAGGCTACCGATGCCGAGTCGTCAGCACACGGAACGTATTTGGTGTGAGGTGGCGCTGGCGAGTGAGGATGCCAATCCAAAATTAAAGTTGAACAAGATTGAGGTGCGCCGTTTTCAGCACTGTCTGTACCTCGTACCGCCAGAAAGAGACCTTTCAGGTTGGCGCAGTGCATTGGCACCTGAGCAACTTTTGCCATTGCCGCATGGTTTAGGTCATCTTCAGTTGACCAGCAAGGCGGGTGGCAACATCAAGCTGCCCGATGACCCCAGCCAATTATGGGTTAGCTTTGAGCCGCAAGGGCTAGAGGCTTGTCCGGTTGGGAGGGTGGGTTCGCGCAAACTCAAAAAACTGTTTCAAGAATATGGTGTGCCGAGTTGGCGGCGGCGGCAAACCCCCATCCTCATGTACCAAAATAGAGTGGTCTGTGTCGCGGATTTATTCGTAGATCGTGACTGGAGTGGGCAAGATTGTGAGTTAGTTTGGTTCAAATCTCATGATTCTGTGCCAAAATAA
- a CDS encoding c-type cytochrome → MGKAMNKMVMALVLGGSLLSGSVLAGDVAAGQAKAAVCAACHGMDGIAVIPGYPNLKGQNEQYITTSIKAYKNKERNGGLAAVMQAQAMMLSDDDIANLAAYYSSLK, encoded by the coding sequence ATGGGGAAAGCAATGAACAAAATGGTCATGGCACTTGTGCTGGGTGGGAGCTTATTGTCAGGCTCTGTATTGGCTGGTGATGTAGCGGCGGGACAAGCCAAAGCGGCAGTGTGTGCAGCGTGTCACGGCATGGATGGGATCGCGGTGATTCCTGGCTACCCGAATTTAAAGGGGCAGAATGAACAATACATTACTACCTCGATTAAAGCTTATAAAAACAAAGAGCGTAATGGTGGTTTGGCCGCTGTTATGCAGGCTCAAGCTATGATGCTCAGTGATGATGATATTGCGAACTTGGCTGCATACTATTCGAGCTTGAAATAA
- the glnB gene encoding nitrogen regulatory protein P-II, with the protein MKKIEAIIKPFKLDDVREALAEVGITGMTVSEVKGFGRQKGHTELYRGAEYMVDFLPKVKLEIVVTDDVADRCVDTIIETAQTGKIGDGKIFITNVERVVRIRTGEEDEDAI; encoded by the coding sequence ATGAAAAAAATCGAAGCCATCATCAAGCCGTTTAAACTCGACGATGTCCGCGAGGCGTTGGCCGAAGTCGGCATCACAGGTATGACAGTGTCTGAAGTCAAAGGATTTGGCCGTCAGAAAGGACACACTGAGCTGTACCGCGGTGCAGAGTATATGGTCGATTTCCTGCCTAAAGTGAAGCTAGAAATTGTGGTCACCGATGATGTGGCGGATCGCTGTGTCGACACCATCATTGAAACGGCTCAAACCGGTAAGATTGGCGATGGTAAAATCTTCATCACCAACGTTGAGCGTGTGGTACGCATTCGTACCGGTGAAGAGGATGAAGATGCGATTTAA
- a CDS encoding endonuclease/exonuclease/phosphatase family protein: protein MKKRYWMAPLLMVAVGLAAFWSIFTIPTQPELVTIGRNQQGEPLLCYQHPQSQVLDRDGQLNLLVWNIYKQNRANWSTQLTELSRGQQLLLLQEANMTQVFKEWINQLGWDGTQARAFEAFGEAAGVINLAKVMPTMACAYTQLEPWLRLPKSAIYARYRLSNEQELAVVNLHAVNFTYGTQEYQQQLIALLDELRTFIGPVIVAGDFNSWSKARMALLSTQLASVGLQEVRFSPDNRTTFINGLPLDHVFYRGLQVEKAEASISDASDHNPLLVRFRLLN, encoded by the coding sequence ATGAAAAAACGTTACTGGATGGCCCCATTATTGATGGTGGCGGTGGGATTGGCCGCTTTCTGGTCTATCTTCACGATTCCTACTCAACCTGAATTAGTCACAATAGGGCGCAATCAGCAAGGTGAACCGCTGTTGTGTTACCAACATCCGCAGTCGCAAGTTTTGGATCGTGATGGACAGCTCAATCTGCTCGTTTGGAATATCTATAAACAAAATCGTGCCAATTGGTCAACGCAGCTCACCGAATTGAGTCGTGGTCAGCAATTACTGTTGCTGCAAGAAGCCAACATGACGCAAGTGTTTAAAGAGTGGATCAATCAATTAGGGTGGGATGGCACTCAGGCTCGAGCTTTTGAAGCTTTTGGAGAGGCGGCTGGGGTGATTAACCTTGCTAAAGTGATGCCTACCATGGCTTGTGCTTACACTCAGCTTGAACCGTGGTTGAGACTGCCTAAATCGGCGATCTACGCACGTTATCGTTTAAGTAATGAGCAAGAGTTAGCCGTGGTCAATCTGCACGCAGTCAACTTCACTTATGGCACCCAAGAGTATCAACAACAGTTGATCGCGCTACTTGATGAGTTACGCACCTTTATTGGCCCTGTGATTGTGGCGGGCGATTTTAACAGCTGGAGTAAGGCGCGGATGGCGCTGCTGAGTACTCAGCTTGCCTCCGTAGGATTGCAAGAAGTGCGCTTTTCGCCAGATAACCGCACGACGTTTATTAATGGCCTACCATTAGATCATGTGTTCTATCGTGGACTGCAGGTTGAAAAAGCAGAAGCGTCCATATCGGACGCTTCTGATCATAATCCTCTGTTGGTTCGCTTTCGCTTACTCAACTGA